From a region of the uncultured Draconibacterium sp. genome:
- a CDS encoding SDR family NAD(P)-dependent oxidoreductase, with translation MEGLENLIKISQFYGKNPEMVIAGGGNTSYKNDEYIWVKASGHALATITEDGFAKLDRKKLGLISGKTYSADPFERERQIKDDLMEATITKDRRPSVETSMHDVIEYAYVVHLHPTKVNGLMCGNEVEKYLDELFGNQVVYIPYIDPGYVLFKEVEKQLSKFKAEKGKAAQIIFLQNHGIFVSADSIDEIETIYNDVFVKLNGALKEELSEETLPIRDDIAEFVPAIRMMVSEEEIKTLKLRNNAVIAQFAKDAEAFEKVARPFTPDLIVYCKSKYVFVENTENIEDLLKEAKEKIAAFISANGFAPKVILLKGIGLLAVGDHAAQCDTILDVYEDAMKISAYSESFGGQHFMTAEQIAFIDTWEVENYRRKIAAGTSVGRVQNKTIIVTGAAMGFGEGIARHLTEEGANIVVADINEEVGQKTAAELAAMKGNNRVIFVKTNVADMDSLANLMKETVATFGGLDVFVSNAGVLRAGGLDEMTPENFEFVTKINYNAYFYCTKVASKILKLQNAFKPDYYSDIIQINSKSGLKGSKKNFAYAGGKFGGIGLTQSFALELAPVKIKVNSVCPGNFYEGPLWSDPENGLFIQYLNAGKVPGAKTIDDVKQFYLDQVPLGKGCSPKDVVKGILYLIDQENETGQALPISGGQSMLH, from the coding sequence ATGGAAGGATTAGAAAATCTTATTAAGATATCGCAGTTCTATGGCAAAAATCCGGAGATGGTTATTGCCGGGGGGGGAAACACTTCTTATAAAAATGATGAATATATTTGGGTGAAAGCCAGTGGTCATGCGCTTGCCACGATCACCGAAGATGGTTTTGCAAAACTCGATCGCAAAAAACTGGGACTGATCTCGGGAAAAACATACAGCGCCGATCCGTTTGAGCGCGAACGCCAGATTAAAGACGATTTGATGGAAGCTACCATCACAAAAGATCGCCGTCCATCGGTTGAAACATCGATGCACGATGTTATCGAATATGCTTACGTGGTGCATCTGCACCCAACAAAGGTAAACGGACTGATGTGTGGCAACGAGGTGGAAAAATACCTTGATGAGTTGTTTGGTAATCAGGTGGTTTACATTCCATACATCGATCCGGGGTACGTGCTGTTTAAAGAGGTTGAAAAGCAGCTGTCCAAATTCAAAGCCGAAAAAGGTAAAGCCGCACAGATCATTTTTTTGCAAAACCACGGAATTTTTGTGTCAGCTGATTCTATCGATGAAATTGAAACGATATACAATGATGTATTTGTAAAATTGAACGGTGCTTTAAAAGAAGAACTGTCGGAAGAAACCCTGCCAATTCGCGATGATATAGCAGAATTTGTTCCTGCCATTCGAATGATGGTTTCTGAAGAGGAAATTAAAACGCTGAAACTTAGGAACAATGCAGTAATTGCACAATTCGCAAAAGATGCAGAGGCCTTTGAAAAAGTGGCCAGGCCATTTACGCCGGACCTGATCGTATATTGCAAATCAAAATACGTTTTTGTTGAAAATACTGAAAATATTGAAGACCTGTTGAAAGAGGCCAAAGAAAAGATTGCGGCTTTTATTTCAGCGAACGGATTTGCACCAAAAGTAATTTTGCTGAAAGGAATCGGTTTGCTGGCAGTTGGCGATCATGCTGCGCAGTGCGACACGATTCTTGATGTGTACGAAGATGCAATGAAAATCAGTGCTTACTCCGAATCGTTCGGGGGACAGCATTTTATGACAGCTGAGCAAATTGCCTTTATCGATACCTGGGAGGTGGAGAATTATCGCCGCAAAATCGCTGCCGGAACATCTGTTGGCCGCGTTCAGAATAAAACCATTATTGTAACCGGCGCTGCCATGGGATTTGGTGAGGGTATTGCCCGACATCTGACTGAAGAAGGTGCCAACATTGTTGTGGCCGATATTAACGAAGAAGTTGGACAAAAAACGGCAGCAGAACTGGCCGCCATGAAAGGGAACAACCGGGTGATTTTTGTAAAAACCAATGTGGCCGATATGGATAGCCTGGCCAATTTGATGAAAGAAACCGTTGCTACTTTTGGTGGGCTCGATGTATTTGTAAGTAATGCCGGCGTGTTACGTGCCGGTGGTTTGGATGAAATGACGCCGGAGAATTTTGAGTTTGTTACCAAAATAAACTACAACGCCTATTTCTATTGCACAAAAGTAGCCTCTAAAATATTGAAACTTCAAAATGCTTTTAAGCCGGATTACTATTCTGATATTATTCAGATCAATTCAAAATCGGGCTTAAAAGGAAGTAAAAAGAATTTTGCATATGCCGGTGGGAAATTCGGTGGAATCGGTCTTACTCAGTCGTTTGCATTGGAACTGGCTCCGGTGAAAATTAAGGTGAATTCGGTTTGTCCGGGTAATTTTTATGAAGGCCCACTGTGGAGCGATCCTGAAAACGGATTGTTTATTCAGTACTTAAATGCGGGAAAAGTGCCGGGAGCAAAGACAATCGACGATGTGAAGCAGTTTTATTTAGACCAGGTACCACTTGGAAAAGGATGTTCGCCAAAAGATGTGGTGA
- a CDS encoding PHP domain-containing protein: MNFLKEYPDIDTLMRIGGDISIPHVNGHIHTPYSFSSFDNIAQIFDLAKDEEVDVLGINDFFVSDGYNEFYNYAVKNGVFPLFNVEFIGLIPELQRRNITINDPNNPGRIYFSGKGLNYPYRVSAESKKFLEDLIAESQKQVAKMIEKVNYLLQSIYPDMSLTYDFIKSKYAKELVRERHIAKAIRILVEENYPKKSGKMMFYTELFDVEPKSNPDDISAIENEIRGKLLKAGGSAFVPESPASFPPVKKISEYILDAGGIPCYPVLLDDRKGNLITVFERDWEFMDEQLQAMNVHMIELIPSRNSVHKLREFIKYFSKKGYVISLGSEHNTPGVFPIEVKVDGEDVLPEDLKKVSYNGACVIAAHQYLKTNGEEGFVAVNGDRTERSVTDLITLGNAVIKEMIA; the protein is encoded by the coding sequence ATGAATTTTCTAAAAGAATACCCGGATATTGATACATTAATGCGAATTGGAGGCGATATTAGCATTCCTCATGTTAATGGTCATATCCATACACCATACTCGTTTAGCTCGTTTGATAATATTGCACAGATTTTTGATCTGGCAAAAGACGAAGAGGTTGATGTGTTGGGGATTAACGACTTTTTTGTTTCCGACGGCTATAACGAATTTTATAATTATGCAGTAAAAAACGGTGTGTTTCCATTATTTAATGTTGAGTTTATCGGGTTGATCCCGGAGCTTCAACGTCGTAATATTACCATAAACGATCCGAATAATCCGGGGCGCATTTATTTTAGTGGTAAAGGGTTGAATTATCCCTACCGGGTTTCAGCAGAAAGCAAAAAGTTTTTGGAAGATCTGATTGCTGAAAGCCAGAAACAAGTGGCGAAGATGATTGAAAAGGTGAACTATCTTTTGCAATCGATCTATCCGGATATGAGTCTGACTTACGATTTTATAAAATCGAAGTACGCCAAAGAATTGGTGCGCGAGAGGCACATTGCCAAAGCCATTCGTATTTTGGTAGAAGAGAATTATCCGAAAAAGTCGGGCAAAATGATGTTCTACACCGAACTTTTTGATGTGGAGCCAAAATCGAATCCTGACGATATTTCTGCAATTGAAAACGAAATCCGTGGCAAACTGTTAAAAGCCGGAGGTTCTGCGTTTGTTCCTGAATCGCCTGCATCATTCCCCCCGGTGAAAAAAATAAGCGAGTATATTTTAGATGCCGGTGGTATTCCGTGTTATCCTGTTTTGCTCGACGATAGAAAAGGAAATCTGATCACTGTTTTCGAAAGGGATTGGGAATTTATGGATGAGCAATTACAGGCTATGAACGTGCATATGATCGAATTGATCCCGTCACGGAATTCAGTTCATAAATTGCGCGAGTTCATTAAATATTTTAGCAAAAAAGGTTATGTAATTTCACTGGGTTCGGAGCACAATACGCCGGGAGTTTTCCCAATCGAGGTAAAAGTTGACGGGGAAGATGTTTTACCCGAAGATTTGAAAAAAGTATCATACAATGGGGCTTGTGTGATTGCCGCTCATCAATACTTAAAAACCAATGGTGAAGAGGGATTTGTAGCGGTAAACGGCGATCGTACTGAGCGTTCCGTTACCGATTTAATCACCCTGGGTAATGCGGTTATAAAAGAAATGATCGCATAA
- a CDS encoding thiamine pyrophosphate-dependent enzyme, whose product MPKSQFIDPVEVRKPGSIQFKEIPVNQYNKSIVEEKANLSNEEFVNIFHDMALIREFETMLNLIKTKGEYEGIEYNHPGPAHLSIGQESAAVGMAYHLGVEDFIFGSHRSHGEILAKGMSAIHKMSDDELMDVMANFFDGTILNIVKKGHEGNVKSLARRFLIYGTLAEIFARETGFNKGLGGSMHAFFTPFGVYPNNAIVGGSGDIAVGAALFKKVNKKDGIVVANIGDASMACGPVWEGLAFASMDQFEQLWEGAYKGGLPIIFNIMNNQYGMGGQTCGETMGYDIAARIGAGVNRDSMYAERVDGYNPLAVIDAYKRKMELLKEKKGPVLLDVLTYRYSGHSPSDASSYRSKEEVEAWEQQDCITSYASELVGAGVAKEAELENIKADIVELMKYAMKLAIDEKVSPHMDMEKYPELIGDMMFSNESLDKMEDREVEVNHPMEENPRVKQLAKKERFAFDVNGKPFSKIKQYQLRDGIFEAVVDRFYKDPTLVAYGEENRDWGGAFAVYRGLTEALPYNRLFNSPISEASIIGTAIGYAMCGGRVIPEIMYCDFLGRCGDEVFNQMPKWQAMSGNVIKMPVVVRVSVGSKYGAQHSQDWTSLVAHIPGLKVVFPVTPYDAKGLMNTALQGTDPVIFFESQRIYDIGEQFHQGGVPEGYYEISFGEPDVKREGKDITILTIGATLYRALEAADKLKEEYGMEAEVIDARSIVPFNYEKVIESVKKTGRIIISGDANARGSFLNDMARNITELAFDDLDAPPVVVGSRNWITPAYELEQYFFPQVDWFLDAIHEKIVPLKGHVVKNNYTNAEQIRRNKLGI is encoded by the coding sequence ATGCCTAAGTCGCAATTTATTGATCCGGTTGAAGTAAGAAAGCCGGGTTCAATTCAATTCAAAGAAATACCTGTAAATCAATACAACAAAAGTATTGTTGAGGAAAAAGCAAATTTATCGAACGAAGAATTCGTTAATATCTTCCATGATATGGCTTTGATTCGTGAGTTCGAAACGATGTTGAACCTGATTAAAACAAAGGGAGAGTACGAGGGAATCGAGTACAACCATCCCGGACCGGCTCACTTGTCAATCGGACAGGAATCAGCAGCTGTTGGTATGGCTTATCATCTGGGCGTTGAGGATTTTATTTTTGGTTCGCACCGCTCGCATGGCGAGATTCTGGCAAAAGGTATGTCGGCCATTCATAAAATGAGCGACGATGAGTTGATGGATGTAATGGCCAACTTCTTCGATGGTACAATTCTGAATATCGTAAAAAAGGGTCACGAAGGCAACGTAAAATCACTGGCACGTCGTTTCCTTATTTACGGAACACTGGCCGAGATTTTTGCCCGCGAAACAGGTTTCAATAAAGGTTTAGGTGGATCGATGCATGCTTTCTTTACACCATTTGGTGTATATCCGAACAACGCTATTGTTGGTGGTTCGGGCGATATTGCTGTTGGTGCTGCATTGTTCAAAAAAGTAAATAAAAAAGATGGTATTGTTGTTGCCAACATTGGTGATGCTTCAATGGCTTGCGGTCCTGTTTGGGAAGGTCTGGCTTTTGCATCGATGGATCAGTTTGAGCAGCTGTGGGAAGGCGCTTACAAAGGTGGTCTGCCTATTATTTTCAATATTATGAATAACCAGTATGGAATGGGTGGACAAACCTGTGGCGAAACCATGGGTTACGATATTGCCGCTCGTATTGGTGCAGGTGTAAACCGCGACAGTATGTACGCTGAGCGTGTTGACGGTTACAATCCTCTGGCAGTAATTGATGCGTACAAACGCAAAATGGAACTGTTGAAAGAAAAGAAAGGTCCTGTTCTGCTTGATGTTTTAACTTACCGTTACAGCGGTCACTCGCCTTCAGATGCTTCTTCTTACAGAAGTAAAGAGGAAGTGGAAGCCTGGGAACAGCAGGATTGTATTACATCTTATGCAAGCGAGCTTGTTGGAGCGGGTGTTGCAAAAGAAGCCGAGCTTGAAAATATAAAAGCCGACATCGTGGAGTTGATGAAATATGCCATGAAACTGGCCATCGACGAAAAAGTGTCACCACATATGGATATGGAAAAATATCCGGAACTGATCGGTGACATGATGTTTTCGAACGAGAGCCTGGATAAGATGGAAGACCGTGAAGTTGAGGTGAATCATCCGATGGAAGAAAATCCACGGGTTAAGCAGCTGGCTAAAAAAGAACGTTTTGCTTTTGATGTCAACGGAAAACCATTCTCAAAAATTAAACAATACCAGTTGCGCGACGGTATTTTCGAAGCTGTAGTTGATCGTTTTTATAAAGATCCGACATTGGTCGCTTACGGTGAAGAAAACCGCGACTGGGGTGGGGCTTTTGCTGTTTATCGTGGATTGACAGAGGCATTACCATATAATCGTTTGTTTAACTCGCCAATTTCCGAGGCATCGATTATTGGTACAGCCATTGGTTATGCCATGTGTGGCGGACGTGTTATTCCTGAAATTATGTATTGCGATTTCCTTGGTCGTTGTGGCGATGAGGTTTTCAACCAGATGCCGAAGTGGCAGGCGATGTCGGGCAACGTAATTAAAATGCCTGTAGTTGTGCGCGTTTCTGTAGGATCGAAATATGGGGCTCAACACTCGCAAGACTGGACTTCGTTGGTTGCACATATTCCCGGATTGAAAGTGGTATTCCCGGTAACTCCATATGATGCCAAAGGTTTAATGAACACTGCATTGCAGGGAACTGATCCGGTAATTTTCTTCGAAAGTCAGCGTATTTACGATATTGGCGAACAATTCCACCAAGGTGGTGTGCCGGAAGGATATTACGAAATTTCGTTTGGCGAGCCGGATGTAAAACGCGAAGGTAAAGACATTACCATTCTTACAATTGGTGCGACATTGTATCGCGCATTGGAAGCAGCCGATAAATTGAAAGAAGAATACGGAATGGAAGCGGAGGTAATCGATGCCCGTTCAATTGTTCCTTTCAACTACGAAAAAGTTATCGAGTCGGTTAAAAAGACCGGAAGAATCATTATTTCGGGCGATGCCAATGCAAGAGGTTCGTTCCTGAATGATATGGCAAGAAATATTACCGAGCTGGCTTTCGACGATCTGGATGCACCTCCTGTTGTTGTTGGTTCGCGTAACTGGATTACTCCGGCGTACGAATTGGAGCAGTATTTCTTTCCGCAGGTTGACTGGTTCCTGGATGCAATTCATGAGAAAATTGTTCCACTGAAAGGACATGTTGTGAAAAACAATTATACAAACGCTGAGCAAATCCGCAGAAATAAATTAGGTATATAA
- the lpdA gene encoding dihydrolipoyl dehydrogenase, with protein MKYDLAIIGAGPGGYVAAERAGAKGLKVVLFEKKELGGVCLNEGCIPTKTLLYGAKIYDSAKSGSKYGVEANDLSFSFKKMMARKNKVVKKLVGGVGMKMKQFKVDVVNEAAMIQKKSAEGIEIEAGGKAYNAANLMICTGSEAFVPPIPGVQGNEDVLTNREILQLKEQPKSLVIIGGGVIGMEFASIFNSLGTKVTIIEMLDEILTGMDKDQSAMLRQLYAKKGIEFNLSSKVTKVEGTKVSFEKDGKVTEIEGDKILMSVGRKPVTTGFGLENLGVELFKGGIKVDEKMRTNIPNVYAAGDVTGFSLLAHTASREGEVVVNNLSGRPDKMRYNAIPAVVYTNPEISGVGLTEESAKAKGIDYKIAELPMAYAGRFVAENEGGSGSCKVLVGAKYGEVLGVHMIGNPSSEMIYGACMAIEAEMTQKEMEEVVFPHPTVSEIFKETVFSFGH; from the coding sequence ATGAAGTACGATTTAGCAATAATAGGTGCCGGACCGGGCGGATATGTTGCCGCTGAAAGAGCCGGAGCAAAGGGACTGAAAGTGGTTCTTTTTGAAAAGAAAGAGCTGGGCGGTGTTTGTTTGAACGAAGGTTGTATTCCTACAAAAACCTTGCTTTACGGTGCCAAAATTTACGATAGCGCCAAAAGCGGAAGTAAATACGGGGTAGAAGCGAATGATCTGTCGTTTAGCTTCAAAAAAATGATGGCCCGCAAAAATAAAGTGGTGAAAAAACTGGTTGGCGGCGTTGGCATGAAAATGAAGCAGTTTAAAGTGGATGTGGTCAACGAGGCAGCAATGATACAAAAGAAAAGTGCCGAAGGTATTGAGATTGAAGCTGGTGGTAAAGCATATAATGCAGCCAACCTAATGATCTGTACCGGCTCTGAAGCTTTTGTGCCTCCAATTCCCGGAGTACAGGGTAATGAAGATGTGCTTACCAACCGTGAGATCTTGCAATTGAAAGAGCAGCCAAAATCCTTGGTGATCATCGGTGGAGGTGTTATCGGTATGGAGTTCGCCAGTATATTTAACAGCTTGGGTACAAAAGTTACCATTATAGAAATGCTGGATGAAATCCTGACCGGAATGGACAAAGATCAAAGTGCCATGTTGCGACAGCTATACGCTAAAAAAGGTATTGAGTTTAATTTGTCTTCTAAAGTTACCAAGGTTGAAGGAACTAAAGTAAGCTTCGAAAAAGACGGAAAAGTAACCGAGATTGAAGGTGATAAAATATTAATGAGTGTTGGCCGCAAACCGGTAACCACAGGTTTTGGCCTGGAGAATCTGGGTGTTGAATTATTCAAAGGTGGTATTAAGGTGGACGAAAAGATGCGTACCAACATTCCGAACGTTTATGCAGCCGGCGATGTAACAGGTTTCTCATTGTTGGCACACACTGCCAGTCGCGAAGGTGAAGTGGTGGTTAATAACCTTTCCGGTCGCCCGGATAAAATGCGTTACAATGCCATTCCTGCGGTGGTTTACACCAATCCTGAAATTTCAGGTGTTGGCTTAACCGAAGAATCTGCAAAAGCAAAAGGGATCGATTATAAAATTGCCGAACTGCCCATGGCTTACGCCGGAAGATTTGTTGCCGAAAACGAAGGTGGCAGCGGATCGTGCAAAGTTTTAGTTGGTGCAAAATACGGAGAAGTGCTGGGTGTTCACATGATCGGAAATCCATCGAGTGAAATGATCTACGGTGCCTGCATGGCCATTGAAGCTGAAATGACACAGAAGGAAATGGAAGAAGTGGTATTCCCGCATCCAACCGTTTCGGAGATTTTTAAGGAAACCGTTTTTAGTTTCGGGCATTGA